In Helianthus annuus cultivar XRQ/B chromosome 8, HanXRQr2.0-SUNRISE, whole genome shotgun sequence, a single genomic region encodes these proteins:
- the LOC110871623 gene encoding 4-coumarate--CoA ligase-like 1 codes for MEKTTKELTKVEDEDIVFRSRFPSVSIPDNVTLPEFVLKDAELYADHVAFVDATTKKSCTHGEVVRDVRRFSKGLRSLGLRTGHVVVVILPNVIEYAIVALGVMTAGGVFSGANPSSHSSEIKKQVDLAEAKLIVTDERTYNKVKELGLPVIILGEERVQGTIYWDELLATSERSITNETETVVNQNDLCALPFSSGTTGLSKGVMLTHRNIVANLCSTLFSVNPDYIGKVTILGLIPYFHIYGLTGILCANIRNKGKVVVMGRYDLSSVLKALIEHEVHFAPLVPPILLGLVKHPLDEDLAKLQLRSVMTAAAPLAPEIYEEFRRKFPQIEVQEAYGMTEHSCITLTHGHGDPNKGHHTAKKRSVGCILPNLEVKFVDPDTGRSLPANTPGEVCVRSQCVMKGYYKNEAETAQTIDEYGWLHTGDIGYIDDEGDLFIVDRLKELIKYKGFQVAPAELEGILLGHPSVEDAAVVGLPDKEAGEIPGAHVVMSKDAKESEEDMMKYIANNVAHYKKVRVLHFVDEIPKSPSGKIMRRLIKQKMLENITKSTSP; via the exons ATGGAAAAAACCACAAAAGAGTTGACAAAAGTCGAAGACGAAGACATCGTTTTCCGAAGCCGTTTTCCGTCCGTTTCCATTCCCGATAATGTCACATTGCCGGAGTTTGTGCTTAAGGACGCAGAACTGTACGCCGATCATGTGGCATTCGTGGATGCTACCACCAAAAAGTCGTGCACACATGGTGAAGTCGTTAGGGACGTTAGAAGGTTTTCCAAGGGGTTGAGGTCTCTTGGACTTAGAACAGGTCATGTTGTGGTCGTCATACTCCCCAATGTCATTGAATACGCAATCGTGGCTTTAGGCGTAATGACAGCCGGTGGTGTCTTTTCAGGCGCGAATCCATCGAGCCATTCGTCTGAGATCAAAAAACAAGTCGACTTAGCAGAAGCAAAACTAATTGTAACTGATGAGCGCACTTACAATAAG GTAAAAGAACTAGGATTACCCGTGATCATCCTAGGAGAAGAACGAGTACAAGGGACAATTTACTGGGACGAATTGCTAGCTACATCAGAACGATCCATCACCAACGAAACCGAAACCGTCGTAAACCAAAACGACCTTTGCGCGCTCCCATTCTCGTCGGGTACAACCGGACTATCAAAGGGCGTAATGCTAACTCACAGGAACATCGTAGCGAACCTATGTTCGACTTTGTTCAGTGTCAACCCAGATTACATAGGCAAAGTCACCATTCTGGGGCTAATTCCGTACTTTCACATCTATGGACTGACAGGAATATTGTGTGCTAATATTAGGAACAAAGGGAAGGTTGTTGTTATGGGGAGGTATGACTTGTCTTCTGTTTTGAAAGCATTGATTGAGCATGAAGTACATTTTGCACCACTTGTGCCACCAATATTGTTGGGGTTGGTTAAACATCCCCTTGATGAAGATCTTGCTAAGCTTCAACTTAGATCGGTTATGACCGCGGCTGCGCCGCTTGCGCCTGAGATTTATGAGGAGTTTAGAAGGAAGTTTCCTCAAATTGAAGTTCAAGAG GCTTACGGGATGACAGAACATAGTTGCATAACGCTAACCCATGGCCATGGAGACCCAAACAAGGGCCATCACACTGCTAAAAAACGATCAGTTGGTTGCATACTACCAAATTTAGAAGTGAAATTCGTTGATCCCGATACAGGTCGTTCTCTCCCTGCAAACACCCCTGGGGAAGTATGCGTTCGAAGTCAATGTGTGATGAAAG GTTATTACAAGAATGAAGCTGAAACGGCTCAAACGATTGATGAATACGGATGGCTTCACACCGGGGACATTGGATACATTGATGATGAAGGAGATTTGTTCATCGTGGatcgtttgaaagagttaattaaGTACAAAGGATTTCAA GTTGCACCGGCTGAATTGGAGGGAATACTTTTAGGACATCCTTCTGTCGAAGATGCCGCAGTCGTGGG GTTGCCTGATAAAGAGGCCGGGGAAATACCAGGTGCACATGTGGTAATGAGCAAAGATGCAAAAGAGAGTGAAGAAGATATGATGAAGTACATAGCTAATAATGTAGCACATTACAAGAAGGTGAGGGTGCTTCATTTCGTAGATGAAATACCTAAATCACCCTCCGGGAAGATCATGAGAAGACTCATTAAACAGAAAATGTTGGAGAATATTACCAAATCTACATCTCCATAA